The nucleotide sequence CATTTCGATCGGGACCCCCTCGGAATGCGATGCCTTGGTGCACGCGCTGCGCACGATTTTGGTGTGAACTTTCGGTGTCATGTTGCGTCACATCATTCAGTGGCACCGCCAGGGAAAACCCTGTAGAGTAACTATCTTGGCGTCCGCCACACCCAATACAACACCCCAAAACAACACAATGGAGCCTGGCCAATGAGCAATAAAGGGCAAACTCTGCAAGATCCGTTCTTGAACACGCTGCGTAAGGACCACGTACCCGTGTCCATCTATCTCGTCAACGGCATCAAGCTACAGGGGCAAATCGAATCTTTCGACCAGTACGTGGTGTTGCTGCGCAATACCGTGACCCAAATGGTCTACAAGCATGCCATTTCAACCGTTGTTCCGGCTCGCGCCGTCAACTTCCAGGTGGAAATCCCGTCTGAATAAACGCTCGACCGGCCGTCGCGCAACAGGCCCCGGCGGCCGTGCGCACGGTGCTCCGCGCGGCGTCACGCCGCTTGATGGCCA is from Bordetella bronchialis and encodes:
- the hfq gene encoding RNA chaperone Hfq; the encoded protein is MSNKGQTLQDPFLNTLRKDHVPVSIYLVNGIKLQGQIESFDQYVVLLRNTVTQMVYKHAISTVVPARAVNFQVEIPSE